A single Thermoanaerobacterium sp. RBIITD DNA region contains:
- a CDS encoding ABC transporter ATP-binding protein, with product MAKNTVKQDEDLRRMSNIVIIERLFSYLKKYKLKVFLVILLLIFEMFVNLINPLLLKIAIDKNVKNNDIKGLLLIGAFMVSINFLSMLASKTRIVKMASVTNDILVRIRHELYSHIQKLSFSFFDSRPVGKILARVIGDVNSLQDLFNNSVTNFIPQLLTVICVGLMMFYLNTKLALASITLLPILVIGLFSIETFSRRRWQNFRRKRSTFNAYTHEDFSGIKVVQAFANEKRTSDTFFGLVKDMMNGFVHAVKLNDLFWPMVDTSYGFGVVLLYWYSSKLMNDGLTIGTIIAFTMYIGMFWRPILDISNFYNSLIMSFASAERIFEIMDIKPDIIDINNAVKMPKIKGTVEFKNVTFGYEDGTTVLDNVSFKVKPGETVALVGPTGAGKTTIVNLISRFYDSKSGDVLIDGRNVKNVELESLRSQMGIMLQDTFLFSATIKENIRYGRLDATDEEVIAAAKAVNAHDFIMKMEKGYDTEVNERGSRLSVGQRQLISFARALLANPRILILDEATSNIDTQTERLVQRGISKLLKGRTSFVIAHRLSTTRDCDKIMVVEGGRIVETGTHNELMRLRGLYYNLYMSQYKFLNEGA from the coding sequence ATGGCGAAAAATACAGTAAAACAAGATGAAGATTTAAGACGGATGTCGAATATTGTCATCATCGAAAGGTTGTTTAGCTATCTAAAAAAATATAAATTAAAAGTATTTTTAGTAATATTGCTTTTAATCTTTGAGATGTTTGTCAATCTTATAAATCCGCTTCTTTTAAAGATAGCTATCGACAAAAATGTTAAAAACAATGATATAAAAGGACTTTTACTTATTGGTGCGTTTATGGTTTCGATAAATTTTCTTTCGATGCTGGCATCTAAGACAAGAATAGTCAAGATGGCTTCTGTGACGAATGATATATTGGTAAGGATAAGGCATGAACTTTACAGCCACATCCAAAAGCTTTCATTTTCTTTTTTCGACAGCAGGCCTGTTGGCAAGATTTTGGCGAGGGTAATTGGCGATGTCAATTCTCTTCAAGATTTATTTAACAATAGTGTAACGAATTTTATCCCACAGCTTTTAACAGTAATCTGTGTTGGATTGATGATGTTTTATTTAAATACTAAACTGGCACTAGCTTCAATAACGTTGCTGCCGATACTTGTTATAGGACTTTTTTCAATAGAAACATTTTCCAGGAGAAGATGGCAGAATTTTAGAAGGAAGCGTTCGACATTTAATGCCTATACACATGAAGACTTTTCAGGCATAAAAGTCGTTCAGGCATTTGCTAATGAAAAGAGGACATCTGATACCTTCTTTGGCTTGGTAAAAGATATGATGAATGGGTTTGTACATGCGGTAAAGCTTAACGACTTATTCTGGCCTATGGTGGATACATCGTATGGATTTGGCGTAGTTCTTTTATATTGGTACAGTTCAAAATTGATGAATGACGGCTTAACAATAGGTACAATTATTGCATTTACTATGTATATAGGTATGTTTTGGAGGCCTATTCTCGATATAAGCAATTTCTACAACAGCCTCATAATGTCCTTTGCATCTGCGGAAAGAATATTTGAGATAATGGACATTAAGCCTGATATCATAGATATCAATAATGCGGTTAAGATGCCGAAAATAAAAGGAACTGTGGAGTTTAAAAATGTGACTTTTGGTTATGAAGATGGGACAACTGTCTTAGATAATGTGAGCTTTAAAGTTAAGCCTGGTGAAACTGTAGCACTAGTTGGCCCTACAGGTGCAGGCAAAACAACGATTGTGAACCTTATTAGCCGCTTTTATGATTCTAAAAGTGGTGATGTTCTCATAGACGGGAGAAATGTTAAAAATGTTGAGTTAGAGTCATTGAGAAGCCAGATGGGTATAATGCTTCAAGACACATTTTTGTTTTCGGCGACTATTAAGGAGAATATAAGATATGGCAGACTTGATGCGACAGATGAGGAAGTCATCGCTGCGGCAAAAGCCGTAAATGCCCACGATTTTATTATGAAGATGGAAAAAGGCTATGATACGGAAGTAAATGAAAGGGGATCAAGGCTATCTGTCGGGCAGAGGCAGCTTATATCCTTTGCAAGGGCACTGCTTGCAAATCCTAGGATATTGATACTTGATGAAGCGACCTCAAATATTGATACACAGACAGAGAGGCTTGTACAAAGGGGCATAAGTAAATTGCTTAAGGGCAGAACCTCTTTTGTAATTGCTCACAGACTATCTACAACAAGGGACTGCGACAAGATAATGGTGGTTGAAGGTGGAAGAATTGTAGAGACAGGTACCCATAATGAACTTATGAGACTTAGAGGCCTTTATTATAATCTTTATATGTCGCAGTATAAATTCTTAAATGAAGGTGCATAG
- a CDS encoding ABC transporter ATP-binding protein: protein MSRVLKYVLRYKWHVIIPTIAMILAIALDMFNPYLQELITDKVFIGGNKSLLWPILWGFIAITVLRAVLGYVKEYIFDVLSAKISIDIKKDLFDHIQSLPFSYFDSMNTGELMSRIGEDVDNIWRSVSFGIRLFIENMIYFVTASVILFLINWKLTFVCLAGMPLIGYLALQFEKKIGISYGKLSDQGVLMNTAAQENIAGVRLVKAFAREKYEIMKFLNLNNENFELSMEQNRIVSRYFPPIDFLTNLSIVILVVLGGVLVIHSTLSIGELVAFSGYIYMLIWPMRMLGFLTNLIAQSDASAKKIMKIMDVVPEIRDSANSVRLDNLKGDIEFRNVSFRYNDELVLKDINLKVDAGKTVAIMGTTGSGKSSIINLIGRYYDVLDGAIYIDGHDVREINLEDLRSQMAVVQQDTFLFSASIEENIKFGKPDATMDEIVDACKLACVDDFIEELDDKYDTVIGERGIGLSGGQKQRISIARALIRDAKILILDDATSALDMDTEYRLLKNLNERHKDATTFIIAHRISAVKNSDMIIYMEDGRIVERGTHEELLAKKGKYYEIYCEQFKDFSDLDDESYDMCTVE from the coding sequence TTGAGCAGAGTTTTAAAATATGTTTTAAGGTACAAGTGGCACGTTATAATACCAACTATTGCGATGATACTTGCAATTGCTCTTGATATGTTTAATCCATATCTTCAGGAGCTTATAACTGATAAAGTATTTATAGGCGGAAATAAAAGCTTATTATGGCCTATACTGTGGGGATTTATTGCAATTACGGTTTTAAGGGCTGTGCTTGGGTATGTGAAGGAGTATATATTTGATGTACTTTCAGCAAAGATAAGCATAGATATAAAGAAGGACCTTTTCGACCACATACAAAGTCTTCCTTTTAGTTACTTTGACAGCATGAATACAGGTGAGCTTATGTCGAGAATAGGTGAGGATGTTGACAATATATGGAGAAGCGTCTCATTTGGAATAAGGCTATTTATCGAAAACATGATTTATTTTGTTACAGCATCTGTAATCTTGTTCCTTATAAACTGGAAGCTGACATTTGTTTGCCTTGCTGGTATGCCACTAATTGGTTATCTTGCACTACAGTTTGAGAAAAAAATAGGCATATCCTATGGAAAACTCAGTGACCAAGGGGTGCTAATGAATACGGCGGCACAGGAAAATATAGCAGGTGTAAGGCTTGTAAAAGCTTTTGCAAGGGAAAAATATGAGATAATGAAGTTTTTAAATTTAAATAACGAGAATTTTGAGTTAAGCATGGAACAAAACAGAATAGTATCAAGGTATTTTCCGCCGATTGATTTTCTCACGAATCTCTCAATCGTTATATTAGTAGTATTAGGCGGAGTACTTGTAATACACTCTACATTGTCTATTGGAGAATTAGTAGCCTTTAGCGGTTATATATACATGCTGATATGGCCAATGAGAATGCTGGGATTTTTGACAAATTTAATAGCACAGTCAGATGCATCGGCAAAAAAGATTATGAAAATCATGGACGTGGTGCCAGAGATTAGAGATAGTGCGAATTCGGTAAGGCTAGATAATCTAAAAGGTGATATAGAGTTTAGAAATGTGTCATTTAGATACAATGACGAATTAGTGCTTAAAGATATTAATCTAAAGGTAGACGCAGGAAAGACAGTCGCAATAATGGGTACAACAGGATCAGGAAAATCATCTATCATCAATTTGATTGGAAGATACTATGACGTTTTAGACGGTGCAATATATATTGATGGACATGATGTAAGAGAGATAAACCTTGAAGATTTAAGAAGCCAAATGGCGGTTGTCCAGCAGGACACATTCTTATTTTCAGCCAGCATTGAAGAAAACATAAAGTTTGGAAAGCCTGATGCAACAATGGATGAAATCGTTGATGCATGTAAACTCGCATGTGTAGATGATTTCATAGAGGAACTTGATGATAAATACGATACAGTGATTGGCGAAAGGGGTATCGGATTATCAGGCGGTCAAAAGCAGAGGATATCAATTGCAAGGGCACTTATAAGGGATGCGAAAATACTGATACTCGATGATGCTACATCTGCACTTGATATGGATACCGAATACCGACTTTTGAAAAACCTAAATGAGAGGCACAAAGATGCAACGACATTCATAATTGCTCACAGAATATCGGCTGTGAAGAATTCAGATATGATAATCTACATGGAAGATGGACGAATTGTCGAAAGAGGTACACATGAGGAACTATTAGCGAAAAAAGGGAAATATTACGAAATATACTGTGAACAATTTAAAGATTTCTCTGATTTAGATGATGAATCATATGATATGTGCACTGTTGAATGA
- a CDS encoding YgiT-type zinc finger protein encodes MNDRCFKCGGKLEKKETRIEKWVNDKLIVIEHVPVLECVECGERYFDADTSLKLDEYFYEKKPVKTIEVPVFEYKES; translated from the coding sequence ATGAATGACAGGTGCTTTAAATGTGGTGGTAAATTGGAAAAGAAAGAGACGAGAATAGAAAAATGGGTAAATGATAAGCTTATTGTTATCGAGCATGTACCAGTATTGGAATGTGTAGAATGTGGTGAAAGGTATTTTGATGCAGATACATCACTAAAACTTGATGAGTATTTTTATGAGAAAAAGCCTGTAAAGACAATCGAAGTTCCAGTTTTTGAATACAAAGAAAGCTGA
- a CDS encoding DUF4258 domain-containing protein produces MSEHALDKLLERNLRIVDVLTSILNGEILEDYPDDPRGHSCLILGKKDDKYVHTVCGFQNKSLVIITSYIPEPPKWINERTKGGKYHE; encoded by the coding sequence TTGAGTGAACATGCTTTAGACAAACTACTTGAGCGAAACTTAAGGATTGTTGATGTTTTAACTTCTATATTAAATGGAGAAATCTTAGAGGATTATCCTGATGATCCAAGAGGCCATAGCTGTCTTATATTAGGAAAGAAAGATGATAAATATGTACATACGGTTTGCGGTTTTCAAAATAAGAGTTTGGTTATAATAACTTCGTATATTCCGGAACCACCAAAATGGATTAATGAAAGAACAAAAGGAGGTAAATATCATGAATGA
- a CDS encoding fructose PTS transporter subunit IIA — translation MIEKILDKDMMIFDLKSKDKLSVLKELINLLVSKGIVTDSDKFLDVVLKREEEYTTGIGMGIAIPHGKSSLVKRAALVFGKSKEGIDYDSMDGKPAHLFFLIAAPENSDNLHLKILAKQRQWQRE, via the coding sequence ATGATAGAAAAAATACTTGATAAAGATATGATGATATTCGACCTTAAGTCAAAGGATAAGCTATCTGTTTTAAAGGAGCTGATAAATCTATTAGTGTCGAAGGGTATAGTTACAGATTCTGATAAATTTTTGGATGTTGTGTTAAAAAGAGAAGAAGAATATACGACAGGAATTGGCATGGGCATAGCTATTCCACATGGGAAAAGCAGCCTTGTAAAAAGAGCAGCATTAGTATTTGGAAAATCAAAGGAGGGGATAGACTACGATTCGATGGATGGAAAACCGGCACACCTGTTTTTCCTGATTGCGGCACCTGAGAATTCAGACAATCTACATCTAAAAATTTTGGCTAAGCAGCGGCAATGGCAGCGGGAATGA
- the pfkB gene encoding 1-phosphofructokinase translates to MITTVTLNPAIDKTLIIDEFKVGAVNRVSRAMIDAGGKGINVAKNLKNLGNDVVCLGFMGPNGKYIEDVLNKLGIKSDFVQIKSDIRINIKIIDEKFHTYTDINEAGPYVSDDEVEKLISSINEHVDFSNVIVLSGSLPPSVDKRFYGYVIEKIKKKGIKVILDADGDALKYGIEAKPYMIKPNVHELSQIAGKKLERKDEIIEEGMKIIENGVSIVAVSMGGKGSLVLTDEKIYFVKPIKVDVKGTVGAGDAYVAGFAHGIYNGLSIEETIRFAAAASTSVVMREGTKACTLNDVYELKDKIEIEIIERR, encoded by the coding sequence ATGATAACGACAGTAACACTGAATCCGGCGATAGACAAGACATTGATAATTGATGAATTTAAAGTAGGTGCTGTAAATAGAGTATCAAGAGCTATGATTGATGCTGGTGGGAAAGGCATAAATGTCGCTAAAAACCTTAAAAACTTAGGGAATGATGTGGTGTGTCTTGGCTTTATGGGACCAAACGGCAAGTACATCGAAGATGTCCTCAATAAATTAGGCATTAAATCTGACTTTGTTCAAATCAAAAGCGATATAAGGATAAATATAAAGATAATCGATGAAAAATTTCACACGTATACAGATATAAATGAAGCTGGGCCTTACGTTTCAGATGATGAAGTTGAGAAGTTAATTTCGAGCATAAATGAGCATGTCGATTTCTCAAATGTGATTGTTTTGTCTGGTAGTTTACCACCAAGTGTCGACAAAAGGTTTTACGGATATGTTATTGAAAAAATCAAGAAAAAAGGCATAAAAGTTATACTGGATGCTGATGGAGATGCTTTGAAATACGGCATTGAGGCAAAACCTTACATGATAAAGCCTAACGTACATGAGCTTTCACAAATTGCAGGAAAAAAACTTGAAAGAAAAGATGAAATAATTGAAGAAGGCATGAAGATTATTGAAAATGGTGTTTCAATAGTTGCTGTATCAATGGGTGGCAAAGGCAGCCTTGTTTTGACAGACGAGAAGATATATTTTGTAAAGCCTATAAAAGTCGATGTGAAAGGTACAGTTGGCGCTGGCGATGCATATGTTGCAGGATTTGCCCATGGCATATACAATGGGCTTTCTATCGAAGAGACAATAAGATTTGCAGCTGCTGCATCTACGTCAGTTGTAATGAGGGAAGGCACAAAAGCTTGTACATTAAATGATGTATATGAATTAAAGGATAAAATTGAGATTGAAATAATTGAAAGGAGATAA
- a CDS encoding DeoR/GlpR family DNA-binding transcription regulator, whose product MFGEERRMKIAELLSKDKSMTVSELSEILGVSESTVRRDLRMLEMDGFIQRTHGGAILNTHTHYEPSFVEKEDYELSSKMKIGKIAASIIEEGDSIILDAGTTTLMIAKSLPDIHLTVVTNSPIIAIELSGYHNIELIVTGGIERLNTKALVGPIAEMVIRNFKVDKAFIGANAVSYENGLMTPDLIEANTKKAMIEVSNEVYAVVDHTKFGKKSFVKFADIKDITAIITDDELDYEIVKKYEQANVDILNLGKDVDDDNDSNTESGDRQDIDN is encoded by the coding sequence ATGTTTGGTGAAGAGCGCAGGATGAAGATTGCAGAGCTTTTAAGTAAAGATAAAAGCATGACGGTGTCTGAGCTAAGTGAAATTTTAGGCGTATCGGAATCTACTGTAAGAAGAGATCTTCGTATGCTGGAGATGGACGGTTTCATTCAGAGGACACACGGCGGTGCTATATTAAATACACACACACATTATGAGCCGTCTTTTGTGGAAAAAGAGGACTATGAGCTTTCGTCAAAGATGAAAATCGGCAAGATTGCTGCATCGATTATAGAAGAAGGTGACTCTATAATATTGGATGCTGGCACGACGACATTGATGATTGCGAAATCTTTACCAGACATACATCTTACTGTCGTGACGAACTCGCCAATAATTGCGATAGAGCTTTCAGGTTATCACAATATTGAGCTTATTGTAACAGGCGGCATAGAGAGGCTTAATACAAAGGCACTTGTAGGACCCATAGCGGAAATGGTAATCAGAAACTTCAAAGTGGATAAGGCTTTTATTGGTGCAAATGCGGTATCGTACGAAAATGGCCTTATGACTCCAGATCTTATAGAAGCGAATACAAAAAAGGCCATGATTGAGGTTTCAAATGAGGTATATGCTGTAGTCGATCATACTAAATTCGGCAAAAAATCTTTTGTAAAATTTGCGGATATTAAAGATATAACAGCGATTATAACAGATGATGAATTAGATTATGAGATAGTAAAGAAGTATGAGCAAGCAAATGTAGATATATTAAATTTAGGAAAGGATGTAGACGATGATAACGACAGTAACACTGAATCCGGCGATAGACAAGACATTGATAATTGA
- a CDS encoding GtrA family protein: MEQIRKIIKSKNGLVQFIKFNLVGVVNTLVDFAVFTLLTFLGVYYMVAQVISYSCGVVNSFIMNKYWTFGVKSTPQGLEVIKFIIVNIISLGVSLAILYPLKPHLGVFYAKIIATIFSMIVNFIGNKLWVFKRA; encoded by the coding sequence ATGGAACAAATAAGGAAAATAATTAAAAGCAAAAATGGCTTGGTGCAGTTTATTAAGTTTAATTTAGTAGGGGTTGTAAATACTTTAGTTGACTTCGCCGTCTTTACGCTCCTCACATTCTTAGGAGTTTATTACATGGTGGCACAAGTTATTTCATACAGCTGCGGTGTTGTAAATAGCTTTATTATGAATAAATACTGGACATTTGGCGTTAAATCAACACCACAGGGTCTTGAAGTGATAAAATTCATTATTGTAAATATTATATCGCTTGGAGTCTCCCTCGCAATACTTTACCCTTTAAAGCCCCATTTAGGTGTATTTTATGCCAAGATAATAGCTACCATATTTTCAATGATAGTAAACTTTATAGGCAACAAGCTATGGGTATTTAAAAGGGCTTAA